A stretch of the Lytechinus variegatus isolate NC3 chromosome 5, Lvar_3.0, whole genome shotgun sequence genome encodes the following:
- the LOC121416191 gene encoding DET1 homolog, translated as MKVSKKGSNLDKTKICSKPDISYEAKIKIRKIPSQNVVHRLRFREIYRPKYLSHFSLTRSFHQNVFPNFTIVNVEKPPCFLRKFSPDGRYFIAFSSDQTSLEIYRFEGPAAAGDLLQNLHSSKPDVADAEAHNVRGQLFERFFVLWHTVNIAPNGEHLNRECSLFTDDGRYVIVGSAVYVPDEPYPHFYDMYRNNESVSPTHRSPLEDYSLHLIDLQMGVLCDTRTFKCDKIFLSHNQGLYLYKNILAVLSVQQQTIHIFQVTADGRFLDVRTIGRFCHEDDALAISILRYEMPSSNSSQNERPFRDACINSLKHRLLVYLWKRAHREGTPIAMRHFYQHFDIFRWLRMWKMQLLDEVHLLIKYASEDVVTLRMTDPTSQPSFFVVYNMVTTEVVSVFENTSEELLELLENFCDLFRNATLHAHTQLTCSASSNVYARQIQRRFKHTIINAKYGGHMEAVKRLLAQLPISSQSYSSSPYLDLSLFSYDDKWVSVMERPKACGDYPIRFYARDSGILKFKIHAGLVGRPSPPSARRLVAFTFHPYEPFAISVQRTNTEYVVNFHVRHQPAD; from the exons ATGAAAGTGTCAAAGAAAGGATCCAACCTTGACAAGACCAAGATTTGCAGCAAACCCGATATAAGCTATGAAGCCAAGATCAAAATACGAAAGATCCCCAGCCAAAATGTTGTACATCGGTTACGGTTCAGAGAAATTTATCGTCCGAAATATTTGTCACATTTCTCTCTCACAAGATCATTTCATCAGAATGTCTTTCCAAACTTCACCATTGTTAATGTGGAGAAGCCACCTTGTTTTTTGCGCAAGTTCTCTCCGGATGGACGCTATTTCATAGCCTTTTCCTCGGATCAGACTTCTCTTGAGATATATAGGTTTGAAGGACCAGCTGCGGCTGGTGACCTGCTGCAGAATCTTCACTCGAGCAAACCAGATGTGGCAGATGCAGAAGCACATAATGTCCGTGGTCAGCTCTTTGAACGATTCTTTGTACTGTGGCACACTGTAAACATAGCTCCAAATGGTGAACACCTAAACAGAGAATGCAGTTTGTTCACCGATGATGGCAGGTATGTCATTGTAGGATCAGCTGTCTATGTCCCAGATGAACCCTATCCTCACTTTTATGACATGTATAGAAATAATGAGTCTGTATCACCAACTCACCGATCTCCTCTTGAAGATTACTCCCTTCATCTGATAGACTTGCAGATGGGTGTCTTATGTGATACTCGGACATTCAAGTGTGACAAGATCTTCCTGTCCCACAATCAGGGGCTCTATCTCTACAAAAACATTCTAGCTGTTCTGTCTGTGCAGCAGCAAACCATTCATATCTTTCAAGTGACTGCAGATGGTAGGTTCCTGGATGTAAGGACTATTGGAAGGTTTTGTCATGAGGATGATGCCTTGGCTATATCCATCTTGCGATATGAAATGCCCTCCTCAAACTCTAGCCAAAATGAACGACCTTTCCGTGACGCTTGCATCAACTCCTTGAAGCACAGGCTGCTTGTATACCTTTGGAAGCGTGCTCACAGAGAAGGGACACCCATTGCCATGAGGCACTTCTATCAACACTTTGATATCTTCAGGTGGTTACGGATGTGGAAGATGCAGTTGCTTGATGAAGTACACCTTCTGATCAAGTATGCCAGTGAGGATGTGGTGACATTACGGATGACTGATCCAACTTCCCAACCATCTTTCTTTGTTGTCTACAACATGGTCACAACTGAAGTTGTTTCTGTCTTTGAGAATACTTCTGAAGAGCTCCTGGAGTTGCTGGAAAACTTTTGTGACCTCTTCCGAAATGCCACACTTCATGCTCACACCCAATTGACCTGCTCAGCATCAAGCAATGTTTATGCTAGACAGATACAGAGGAGATTCAAGCACACAATCATCAATGCCAAATATGGAGGGCACATGGAAGCTGTCAAAAGACTTCTTGCTCAGTTGCCAATTAGTTCTCAGTCCTACAGTAGCAGCCCATACTTGGACCTGTCCCTTTTCAGCTATGATGATAAGTGGGTGTCAGTGATGGAGAGACCTAAAGCATGTGGGGACTATCCTATCAG GTTCTATGCTAGAGATTCAGGTATCTTGAAGTTCAAGATCCATGCCGGCCTCGTAGGACGTCCTTCCCCTCCATCAGCTCGTCGACTAGTGGCCTTCACCTTCCATCCGTATGAACCTTTCGCTATCTCCGTTCAGAGGACAAACACAGAGTATGTGGTCAACTTCCATGTGCGTCACCAACCAGCAGACTGA
- the LOC121416192 gene encoding kelch-like protein 24, translating to MSVVLLPILDSKPEMKNTINNNEPGTSDEEVIIFRGSGHSDLLMKGLCDLWKDKQLTDIVLKVDNRTFPCHRNVLAAVSPYFHRMFCSNMQESKLSSVSLKGISADSVALILDFAYTSELSFTQQNVPLILEAADMLLMTSVKEGCVDYMEKLLHPSNCLGIYTLAERFSCDELAEKVWKFSVRNFRSVRKHPEILDQSFEMIDKYLSTDNLVILDEEEVFETIIAWVNHSRKMRLNYLKQLLSHVREHLLPTEYLVDKVLSHPLLTKSESLSMTIEVTARHRAALNYNVPRLRSRSRRVVLVVGGIGPANIKLTEVKYFDPVDRRWSTFSHLPFDSEPVSCVTAVIDDVFVMGSRGSFIVHRAEDSQWVDLPSLPPERVRHRVACTSSEDGNLYFVGGFDGVQRVRLVDRFDTKNNMWHELEPIPIAVSSPSTVIFGNKLYVFGGALANGTATDLVYSYDLDDASSHRSWEACNPMPHAFSGITAVVLESYVYIVGSVSTVVHRYNPVEDSWSQAENMAETHALCGATVCDGKIYVMGGENQPNSPISEVEGYDPTTNRWRPSQNLPYPIRLHGCATVIKRI from the exons ATGTCTGTAGTTCTTCTACCCATCTTAGACTCCAAACCAGAGATGAAGAATACCATAAACAACAATGAGCCAGGCACAAGCGACGAGGAGGTCATAATATTCCGTGGATCAGGCCATTCCGACCTGCTCATGAAGGGACTGTGCGATCTCTGGAAGGATAAACAGTTGACCGACATTGTTCTTAAGGTTGATAACAGAACATTCCCTTGTCATCGAAATGTCCTGGCTGCAGTAAGTCCCTACTTCCACCGGATGTTCTGCTCAAACATGCAGGAGAGCAAGTTATCATCAGTGTCTTTGAAAGGTATCAGCGCAGACAGTGTTGCCCTTATCCTGGACTTTGCGTATACCTCAGAACTGTCTTTCACCCAACAGAATGTTCCTCTTATATTGGAGGCTGCAGATATGTTACTTATGACTTCCGTCAAAGAAGGATGTGTGGACTACATGGAAAAGCTTTTGCATCCTTCCAACTGTCTAGGAATCTATACCTTGGCAGAAAGGTTCAGTTGTGACGAACTCGCTGAGAAGGTGTGGAAGTTTTCAGTCCGGAACTTCAGATCTGTCAGGAAGCATCCCGAGATTCTTGATCAGTCATTCGAGATGATTGATAAGTACCTATCCACCGATAACCTTGTGATCTTGGACGAAGAAGAAGTGTTCGAGACGATCATTGCCTGGGTCAACCACAGCCGAAAGATGCGATTAAACTACCTCAAGCAACTATTATCGCACGTCCGTGAACACCTCTTGCCCACAGAGTACTTGGTAGATAAGGTGCTCTCTCATCCACTCTTAACGAAATCGGAATCGCTGTCTATGACCATCGAAGTAACTGCCCGACATCGTGCAGCTTTGAATTACAATGTACCTCGATTACGGTCTCGTTCACGTCGTGTGGTGCTCGTAGTCGGGGGCATCGGCCCGGCCAACATCAAACTGACTGAGGTGAAATACTTCGATCCCGTCGACCGCCGTTGGTCAACATTTTCCCATCTTCCGTTTGACTCTGAGCCAGTATCATGCGTCACCGCGGTAATAGATGATGTTTTCGTGATGGGATCAAGGGGTTCGTTCATTGTCCATCGGGCGGAAGACTCCCAATGGGTTGATCTTCCTAGTCTTCCTCCAGAGCGGGTTCGACATCGGGTGGCGTGTACGTCTTCTGAAGACGGCAATTTATATTTCGTCGGCGGATTCGACGGTGTACAGAGAGTTCGACTGGTGGACAGATTcgacacaaaaaacaacatgtGGCATGAG CTTGAGCCCATCCCTATTGCAGTCAGCTCACCAAGCACCGTTATCTTCGGCAACAAACTCTACGTCTTTGGAGGCGCCCTTGCAAACGGTACCGCAACCGACCTCGTTTACAGCTACGATCTCGACGACGCGTCCAGTCACCGATCATGGGAGGCTTGTAACCCGATGCCGCACGCTTTCTCCGGCATTACGGCAGTCGTCCTCGAATCCTACGTCTACATCGTCGGGAGTGTGTCGACGGTGGTGCACCGGTACAACCCCGTAGAAGATTCGTGGAGTCAGGCTGAGAACATGGCAGAGACACATGCACTATGTGGTGCGACGGTGTGCGATGGAAAGATCTACGTGATGGGAGGGGAGAACCAACCAAATTCGCCGATCAGTGAAGTCGAGGGCTACGATCCGACCACGAATCGTTGGAGACCGTCACAAAACCTCCCTTATCCTATCAGGTTGCACGGCTGCGCTACGGTCATTAAGAGAATATGA